Proteins from a genomic interval of Streptomyces sp. Tu6071:
- the hutU gene encoding urocanate hydratase, which produces MSGPRPVRAPRGTELSTLGWQQEAALRMLQNNLDPEVAEHPDELVVYGGSGKAARDWNSFDAMIRTLRTLKNDETMLVQSGRPVGVMRTHEWAPRVLIANSNLVGDWANWDEFRRLEELGLTMYGQMTAGSWIYIGTQGILQGTYETFSAVAAKRFNGTLAGTITLTAGLGGMGGAQPLAVTMNDGVAICVDCDPRAIERRIEHRYLDVKADNVAHALELATAARDRREPLSIGLLGNAAEILPQLLAEGAPIDIVTDQTSAHDPLAYLPLGVDFADMAAYAKEKPAEFTTRSREAMAKHVEAMVGFQDAGAEVFDYGNSIRGEARLAGYERAFAFPGFVPAYIRPLFCEGKGPFRWAALSGEASDIHKTDQALLDLFPENESLHRWIKMAQERVHFQGLPARICWLGQGERDKAGVRFNEMVASGELRAPIVIGRDHLDTGSVASPYRETEAMKDGSDAIADWPLLNAMVNVASGASWVSIHHGGGVGMGRSLHAGQVTVADGTPLAAEKIRRVLTNDPGMGVIRHVDAGYEEAEAVAEAKGVRIPMREGDGHEGGAA; this is translated from the coding sequence ATGTCCGGTCCCCGCCCCGTCCGCGCCCCTCGCGGCACCGAGCTGAGCACCCTCGGCTGGCAGCAGGAGGCCGCGCTGCGGATGCTCCAGAACAACCTGGACCCGGAGGTGGCCGAGCACCCCGACGAGCTGGTCGTCTACGGCGGCTCCGGCAAGGCCGCCCGCGACTGGAACTCCTTCGACGCGATGATCCGCACCCTGCGCACCCTGAAGAACGACGAGACGATGCTCGTCCAGTCGGGCCGCCCCGTCGGCGTCATGCGCACGCACGAGTGGGCGCCGCGCGTCCTCATCGCCAACTCCAACCTCGTCGGCGACTGGGCGAACTGGGACGAGTTCCGCCGCCTGGAGGAGCTGGGCCTCACCATGTACGGCCAGATGACGGCCGGTTCGTGGATCTACATCGGCACCCAGGGCATCCTCCAGGGCACGTACGAGACCTTCTCGGCCGTCGCCGCCAAGCGTTTCAACGGCACCCTCGCCGGGACCATCACGCTCACCGCCGGGCTCGGCGGCATGGGCGGCGCCCAGCCGCTCGCCGTCACGATGAACGACGGCGTCGCGATCTGCGTCGACTGCGACCCGCGCGCCATCGAGCGCCGCATCGAGCACCGCTACCTCGACGTCAAGGCCGACAACGTCGCCCACGCGCTCGAACTCGCCACCGCCGCGCGCGACCGCCGCGAGCCGCTCTCCATCGGCCTGCTCGGCAACGCCGCCGAGATCCTCCCCCAGCTCCTCGCCGAGGGCGCCCCCATCGACATCGTCACCGACCAGACCTCGGCCCACGACCCGCTCGCCTACCTCCCGCTCGGCGTCGACTTCGCCGACATGGCGGCCTACGCCAAGGAGAAGCCCGCCGAGTTCACGACCCGCTCCCGCGAGGCGATGGCGAAGCACGTCGAGGCGATGGTCGGCTTCCAGGACGCGGGCGCCGAGGTCTTCGACTACGGCAACTCGATCCGCGGCGAGGCCCGGCTCGCCGGGTACGAGCGCGCCTTCGCGTTCCCCGGCTTCGTCCCCGCCTACATCCGCCCGCTCTTCTGCGAGGGCAAGGGCCCCTTCCGCTGGGCCGCGCTCTCCGGCGAGGCGAGCGACATCCACAAGACCGACCAGGCGCTCCTCGACCTCTTCCCCGAGAACGAGTCGCTGCACCGCTGGATCAAGATGGCGCAGGAGCGCGTCCACTTCCAGGGCCTCCCGGCGCGTATCTGCTGGCTCGGCCAGGGCGAGCGCGACAAGGCGGGCGTGCGCTTCAACGAGATGGTCGCCTCGGGCGAGCTGCGGGCCCCGATCGTCATCGGGCGCGACCACCTGGACACGGGCTCCGTCGCCTCCCCGTACCGCGAGACCGAGGCCATGAAGGACGGCTCGGACGCCATCGCGGACTGGCCGCTGCTCAACGCGATGGTCAACGTCGCCTCCGGCGCCTCCTGGGTCTCGATCCACCACGGCGGCGGCGTCGGCATGGGCCGCTCGCTGCACGCCGGTCAGGTCACGGTCGCGGACGGCACCCCGCTCGCGGCCGAGAAGATCCGCCGCGTCCTCACCAACGACCCCGGCATGGGCGTCATCCGGCACGTCGACGCCGGGTACGAGGAGGCGGAGGCCGTCGCGGAGGCGAAGGGCGTCCGCATCCCGATGCGCGAGGGCGACGGGCACGAGGGCGGCGCCGCGTGA
- a CDS encoding allantoate amidohydrolase, producing MWDTLAPLGRDKDSGGYRRFAWTGADRDVRDWFRQQAADRGLAYEEDRNGNQWAWLGDPEGRDAVVTGSHLDSVPDGGAFDGPLGVVTAFAALDALRARGTAPRKPLAITNFADEEGARFGLACVGSRLSAGALSKEDAFALRDADGISLPRAMERAGFDPEAIGADHARLNRVSAYVELHVEQGRALDLTGDPVGIASAIWPHGRWRFDWRGEANHAGTTRLVDRHDPMLPYAETVLAARREAALARAVATFGKLHVVPGGVNAIPSLVRGWLDSRAADQETLDTVVTAIEEAAREAAAREGVELAVVRESFTPVVEFGHALREELGRVLRTDGGEIPVLPTGAGHDAGILSAAVPTAMLFVRNPTGVSHAPAEHAERADCHAGVTALADVLEELACR from the coding sequence ATGTGGGACACCCTCGCCCCGCTCGGCCGCGACAAGGACAGCGGCGGCTACCGCCGCTTCGCCTGGACCGGCGCCGACCGCGACGTCCGCGACTGGTTCCGGCAACAGGCCGCGGACCGGGGGCTGGCGTACGAGGAGGACCGCAACGGCAACCAGTGGGCCTGGCTCGGCGACCCCGAGGGCCGGGACGCCGTCGTCACCGGCTCGCACCTCGACTCCGTGCCCGACGGCGGCGCCTTCGACGGCCCCCTCGGCGTCGTCACCGCCTTCGCCGCGCTCGACGCGCTGCGCGCGCGTGGCACGGCGCCCCGCAAGCCCCTCGCGATCACCAACTTCGCCGACGAGGAGGGCGCCCGCTTCGGCCTCGCGTGCGTCGGCTCACGCCTCAGCGCCGGGGCCCTGAGCAAGGAGGACGCCTTCGCGCTCCGCGACGCGGACGGCATCAGCCTCCCCCGGGCCATGGAGCGGGCCGGCTTCGACCCCGAGGCGATCGGCGCCGACCACGCGCGCCTGAACCGCGTCTCCGCCTACGTCGAACTCCACGTCGAACAAGGCCGGGCCCTCGACCTGACCGGCGATCCGGTGGGCATCGCCAGCGCCATCTGGCCGCACGGCCGCTGGCGCTTCGACTGGCGCGGCGAGGCCAACCACGCCGGTACGACACGGCTCGTGGACCGCCACGACCCGATGCTCCCGTACGCCGAGACGGTCCTCGCCGCGCGCCGCGAGGCCGCGCTCGCGCGGGCCGTCGCGACCTTCGGCAAGCTCCACGTCGTCCCCGGCGGCGTCAACGCGATCCCCTCGCTCGTCCGCGGCTGGCTCGACTCGCGCGCCGCCGACCAGGAGACCCTGGACACGGTCGTGACCGCGATCGAGGAGGCCGCGCGCGAGGCCGCCGCGCGCGAGGGCGTCGAACTCGCCGTCGTACGCGAGTCCTTCACGCCCGTCGTCGAGTTCGGCCACGCGCTGCGCGAGGAGCTGGGCCGCGTCCTGCGCACCGACGGGGGAGAGATCCCCGTCCTGCCCACGGGCGCGGGACACGACGCGGGAATCCTCTCCGCCGCCGTCCCGACCGCCATGCTGTTCGTACGCAACCCGACCGGCGTCTCGCACGCCCCCGCCGAGCACGCGGAGCGCGCCGACTGCCACGCGGGGGTCACCGCCCTCGCGGACGTACTGGAGGAGCTGGCGTGCCGCTGA
- a CDS encoding ArsR/SmtB family transcription factor, translated as MPDAEGHPNVEEFDFQAVLKALSDPLRYHVIATLVRQPQDTERTCTSFGLPVGKSTRTHHFRILREAGLVRQVDRGNSRSARLRREDIEQRFPGLLRLVAENEPLPGNETLPGSGPLPGAEPLPANGTLPGAAGLPAA; from the coding sequence ATGCCCGATGCCGAAGGCCACCCGAACGTCGAGGAGTTCGACTTCCAGGCGGTGCTCAAAGCGCTCTCCGACCCGCTGCGTTACCACGTCATCGCGACCCTCGTACGGCAGCCGCAGGACACCGAGCGCACGTGCACGTCCTTCGGCCTGCCCGTGGGCAAGTCCACCCGTACGCACCACTTCCGCATCCTGCGAGAAGCCGGTCTCGTCCGGCAGGTGGACCGGGGCAACAGCCGCAGCGCCCGGCTGCGCCGCGAGGACATCGAGCAGCGCTTCCCCGGCCTGCTCCGCCTCGTCGCGGAGAACGAGCCGCTGCCCGGGAACGAGACGCTGCCCGGGAGCGGCCCTCTGCCGGGAGCCGAGCCGCTGCCCGCGAACGGGACGCTGCCGGGAGCGGCGGGGCTCCCGGCAGCGTGA
- a CDS encoding cytochrome P450: MATSAPPQPSVDGIPNLDPVPTFVPLAARSGGGLPLIELPSGHTAVHLTRYADVHRVLTDPSFGRTATNVEDGPSFLPTIMPKELLLNLDMPDHSRMRGFVNADYSVAGVERLRPLVRELVAAKAARLRGAERPDLYATVLDTLPAEVNGRFLGIPDADIAYYRPLGHTVQVASHEDVPGLVADFTELYTYLTGLVTGARPRIEGGVIDRFLAARDTVEPPLDDAELVGILLGSVLGADQNILSVASKIAYVLLCRPVLWQRLAAEPGIAPRLVDELIRLIPLGNISAFPRIAGRRIELADGVVEEGDVVYPDAFAANRDPEVFPEPLLIDPDRTGKRHLQFGYGMHHCMGAALARMEIAELLTTLAAEFPTLTLDTDPAGLTWDSGVILRRPVTLPVRW; this comes from the coding sequence ATGGCCACCTCCGCGCCTCCGCAGCCGAGCGTCGACGGCATACCGAACCTCGACCCGGTCCCGACCTTCGTCCCCCTCGCCGCGCGCAGCGGCGGCGGTCTCCCGCTGATCGAGCTGCCCAGCGGGCACACCGCCGTCCACCTGACGCGCTACGCCGACGTGCACCGCGTCCTGACCGACCCCAGCTTCGGCCGCACCGCGACCAACGTCGAGGACGGCCCGAGCTTCCTGCCGACGATCATGCCGAAGGAGCTGCTGCTCAACCTCGACATGCCCGACCACTCCCGGATGCGCGGCTTCGTCAACGCCGACTACAGCGTGGCCGGGGTCGAGCGGCTGCGGCCCCTGGTCAGGGAACTCGTGGCGGCCAAGGCGGCCCGCCTGCGCGGGGCGGAGCGCCCCGACCTGTACGCGACGGTGCTCGACACGCTGCCCGCCGAGGTGAACGGGCGCTTCCTCGGCATCCCGGACGCGGACATCGCGTACTACCGCCCGCTCGGGCACACCGTGCAGGTCGCCTCGCACGAGGACGTGCCGGGGCTCGTCGCCGACTTCACCGAGCTGTACACGTACCTCACCGGGCTCGTCACCGGGGCGCGGCCGAGGATCGAGGGCGGCGTGATCGACCGCTTCCTCGCCGCGCGCGACACGGTCGAACCGCCGCTCGACGACGCCGAACTCGTCGGCATCCTGCTCGGTTCCGTCCTCGGGGCCGACCAGAACATCCTGTCGGTCGCGTCGAAGATCGCGTACGTGCTGCTGTGCCGCCCCGTGCTGTGGCAGCGCCTCGCGGCGGAGCCCGGCATCGCGCCCCGGCTCGTGGACGAGCTGATCCGGCTCATCCCGCTCGGCAACATCTCGGCCTTTCCCCGGATCGCGGGTCGCCGGATCGAGCTGGCGGACGGCGTGGTCGAGGAGGGCGACGTGGTCTACCCGGACGCCTTCGCGGCCAACCGCGACCCCGAGGTCTTCCCCGAGCCGCTGCTGATCGACCCGGACCGCACGGGCAAGCGGCACCTCCAGTTCGGCTACGGGATGCACCACTGCATGGGCGCCGCGCTCGCGCGGATGGAGATCGCCGAGCTGCTCACGACGCTCGCGGCGGAGTTCCCCACGCTCACGCTCGACACCGACCCGGCCGGGCTCACCTGGGACAGCGGGGTCATCCTGCGCCGCCCGGTGACGCTGCCGGTGCGCTGGTAG
- a CDS encoding HAD family hydrolase, whose amino-acid sequence MSTGPQDGARGRASDMMVWFDFGGVLSPPLGELFRAFEKKTGISPEQLRLAMEDVGHALGLPPLAPIESGAMPEAEWTALLSKALRQRWPGLDQSRAHWDAFGRQWFEGVEVNAPVAEAVRRLGEAGFRVGVLSNNVREWEPYWRAIIAPAGELDFVVDSCLHGVRKPEPAIFALAQRTAAAGATDCVLVDDLVENCAAAEAAGWTAVHFRDTEQALRELSAVTGVRLCRLP is encoded by the coding sequence GTGAGCACCGGCCCACAGGACGGGGCCCGCGGGCGGGCCTCGGACATGATGGTGTGGTTCGACTTCGGCGGCGTCCTCTCACCGCCGCTCGGTGAGCTGTTCCGCGCCTTCGAGAAGAAGACCGGCATCAGCCCCGAGCAACTGCGCCTCGCCATGGAGGACGTCGGGCACGCACTCGGCCTGCCGCCGCTCGCGCCCATCGAGTCCGGCGCGATGCCCGAGGCGGAGTGGACCGCTCTGCTCTCGAAGGCGCTGCGGCAGCGCTGGCCGGGGCTCGACCAGTCGCGCGCCCACTGGGACGCCTTCGGGCGTCAGTGGTTCGAAGGGGTCGAGGTGAACGCCCCGGTGGCCGAAGCGGTACGGCGGCTGGGCGAGGCCGGTTTCCGCGTCGGCGTCCTCTCGAACAACGTCCGCGAGTGGGAGCCGTACTGGCGGGCCATCATCGCGCCCGCCGGAGAGCTGGACTTCGTCGTGGACTCCTGCCTGCACGGCGTCCGCAAGCCCGAACCGGCGATCTTCGCCCTCGCCCAGCGCACCGCGGCGGCCGGGGCCACGGACTGCGTCCTCGTGGACGACCTGGTGGAGAACTGCGCCGCCGCCGAGGCGGCCGGATGGACGGCCGTCCACTTCCGGGACACCGAGCAGGCGCTGCGGGAGCTGAGCGCGGTCACCGGCGTCCGCCTGTGCAGGCTCCCCTGA
- a CDS encoding MFS transporter gives MASPTADPTRPAQAPPEPVKDAPAGPGKLTLIAVLLAVFVVPTSISGTAVALPDIGAGTGAAQGSASLQWVVNAFNLAFACFTLVWGSLADLIGRIRAFALGAAVFALASLACAVAPNVYVLDGARALAGLGGAAIFACGSAIISSAFEGPARAKAFALFGTVAGVGVALGPTVSGPAVDALGWRWIFGLQAIVLAVVLACVPVIARSVREPVGGGGRLDVRGAVVFVLAMAALTYAIVQGSAWGWASAGTLGLLLASLVLFGAFGALAKRTAAPLLDLSVIRDRRFLAYTLVPVAASFGFVTQLTYLPSYLATVADYSASAAGTTMLLLTIPVLVLPMVGAKLVERGTSPLAVVFASLLCLVVGDLALLVLGPDTSLAVMAPAMLVTGAGMGLSAGLVDGQALAMIEPAKAGMAAGFLNTLRLGSEAIAVAVFGSVLASLAASDGSGSGTSSYNDAFHVLLWVMAGVCLLLGLLVVSLARGGDRGEDAEVSTP, from the coding sequence GTGGCCTCACCCACCGCTGACCCGACCCGCCCCGCACAGGCACCGCCCGAACCGGTCAAGGACGCCCCGGCCGGCCCGGGGAAACTGACCCTGATCGCCGTGCTGCTCGCGGTCTTCGTCGTCCCCACCTCGATCTCCGGGACGGCCGTCGCGCTCCCGGACATCGGCGCCGGAACCGGTGCCGCGCAGGGCTCGGCCTCCCTCCAGTGGGTCGTCAACGCCTTCAACCTCGCCTTCGCCTGCTTCACCCTCGTGTGGGGCAGCCTCGCCGACCTCATCGGCCGCATCCGGGCCTTCGCGCTGGGGGCGGCCGTCTTCGCCCTCGCCTCGCTGGCCTGCGCGGTCGCGCCCAACGTGTACGTGCTCGACGGGGCCCGCGCGCTCGCGGGTCTCGGCGGCGCCGCGATCTTCGCCTGCGGCAGCGCGATCATCTCCTCCGCCTTCGAAGGACCGGCCAGGGCCAAGGCGTTCGCGCTCTTCGGCACCGTCGCCGGGGTCGGCGTGGCCCTCGGCCCGACCGTCTCGGGGCCGGCCGTGGACGCGCTCGGCTGGCGCTGGATCTTCGGGCTCCAGGCGATCGTCCTGGCGGTCGTGCTCGCCTGCGTCCCCGTGATCGCCCGGAGCGTGCGCGAGCCCGTCGGCGGCGGCGGTCGCCTGGACGTGCGCGGCGCGGTCGTCTTCGTCCTCGCCATGGCGGCGCTCACGTACGCCATCGTGCAGGGCTCGGCGTGGGGCTGGGCCTCGGCCGGGACGCTCGGCCTGCTGCTCGCCTCGCTCGTGCTCTTCGGCGCCTTCGGGGCGCTCGCGAAGCGGACGGCGGCCCCGCTCCTGGACCTCTCCGTCATCCGCGACCGCCGCTTCCTCGCGTACACGCTGGTGCCCGTCGCCGCCTCCTTCGGCTTCGTCACCCAGCTCACCTACCTGCCGTCGTACCTCGCGACCGTCGCCGACTACAGCGCCTCGGCCGCCGGCACGACGATGCTCCTGCTCACGATCCCCGTGCTCGTCCTGCCGATGGTGGGCGCCAAGCTCGTGGAGCGCGGCACCTCGCCGCTCGCCGTCGTCTTCGCCTCGCTCCTGTGCCTCGTCGTCGGCGACCTCGCCCTGCTGGTGCTCGGCCCGGACACCTCGCTCGCCGTGATGGCCCCCGCGATGCTCGTGACCGGTGCCGGTATGGGCCTGTCCGCCGGTCTCGTCGACGGCCAGGCGCTCGCCATGATCGAGCCCGCGAAGGCCGGGATGGCCGCGGGCTTCCTCAACACGCTCCGGCTCGGCAGCGAGGCCATCGCCGTCGCCGTCTTCGGCTCCGTCCTCGCCTCGCTCGCCGCGTCGGACGGCTCCGGCTCCGGAACCTCCTCGTACAACGACGCCTTCCACGTCCTGCTGTGGGTCATGGCCGGGGTGTGCCTCCTGCTCGGCCTGCTCGTCGTCTCGCTCGCGCGCGGCGGCGACCGGGGCGAGGACGCCGAGGTGAGCACGCCTTGA
- a CDS encoding ScbA/BarX family gamma-butyrolactone biosynthesis protein: MDQLGLDFDITVPRRLVHRASVTEVFLTDHRPQGNGALIAAQLPRTHDYYNDHTATPAKYDPLLLMEVLRQCGILTAHEYVGAPADSSFVFDGASLRVLCAEALTIGSRPARATVDFQVKETKERAGAPCGAVYVARLDIEGRPAAEAVLECRWMPRRVWQKLRERSRSALDLSPRARLTGQRLPGYLVGRRSPQNVVLADATVGGTTGEGTSVVGHVVVDQGHLGLFDHPLDHISGAVMFEAFRQTALYAASEVHGLAPRGLFLERMETRFVRVAEFELPTDCRARVGASDETGVSVDLELVQEERVTATARVRLGRSLSAALVEQETGLVSA; this comes from the coding sequence ATGGACCAGTTGGGACTTGACTTCGACATCACCGTGCCGCGTCGCCTCGTGCACAGGGCCTCGGTCACGGAGGTCTTCCTGACGGACCACAGGCCGCAGGGCAACGGGGCCCTCATCGCGGCGCAGCTCCCGCGGACGCACGACTACTACAACGACCACACGGCCACGCCCGCCAAGTACGACCCGCTGCTCCTCATGGAGGTGCTGCGACAGTGCGGCATCCTCACGGCGCACGAGTACGTCGGCGCGCCCGCCGATTCGAGCTTCGTCTTCGACGGCGCGAGCCTGCGCGTCCTGTGCGCCGAGGCACTGACCATCGGCTCGCGACCGGCCCGCGCCACGGTGGACTTCCAGGTGAAGGAGACGAAGGAGCGCGCGGGCGCCCCCTGCGGTGCCGTGTACGTGGCGCGCCTCGACATCGAGGGCCGGCCGGCGGCCGAAGCCGTGCTGGAGTGCCGCTGGATGCCGCGCCGGGTCTGGCAGAAGCTGCGCGAGCGCAGCCGCTCCGCTCTCGACCTGAGCCCGCGCGCCCGCCTCACCGGGCAGAGACTGCCCGGCTACCTGGTGGGACGGCGCTCCCCGCAGAACGTCGTGCTCGCGGACGCCACCGTCGGCGGGACCACCGGCGAGGGCACCTCCGTCGTCGGGCACGTGGTCGTGGACCAGGGGCACCTCGGCCTCTTCGACCACCCGCTCGACCACATCTCGGGGGCCGTCATGTTCGAGGCGTTCCGGCAGACGGCCCTGTACGCCGCGAGCGAGGTGCACGGGCTCGCCCCGCGCGGCCTCTTCCTGGAGCGGATGGAGACCCGCTTCGTCCGGGTGGCCGAGTTCGAACTGCCCACGGACTGCCGGGCGCGCGTCGGCGCGAGCGACGAGACGGGTGTCTCCGTCGACCTGGAACTCGTCCAGGAGGAACGGGTCACCGCGACGGCGCGGGTGCGCCTGGGGCGTTCGCTGAGCGCCGCCCTCGTGGAGCAGGAGACGGGGCTGGTGAGCGCGTGA
- a CDS encoding FAD-dependent monooxygenase: protein MSPDPSRPRAPLSCEVAVVGGGPVGMLLAAELAHHGIAVTVIERNERTLDVPKAGTLHARTAQSLRRRGYLEGPEPTTALLDSENADGFHFAGLPGLTITGPAVEGEPIVGRSQGDLERLFERVALERGATVLRGHRVTALHGGGDGTGPALTVEACGSGAPPRTLTAAYVIGADGARSLVREAAGVTSEEHAPHTQAVLGLVDLDAPFRAPAGWTPTERGWTVIGPNPYGPSRVAAFDFGGPHPDRRTPLTLEELHATVSRIAGRDIPMRNARFLDRFSDYSRLTHTYRAGRVLLAGDAAHVHFPVGGQGLNLGIQDAVNLAWKLALHLRGWPSPWLLDSYTAERRPPAARTIANTRAQLALMTPGATHDPLRELFTRLLRLPDVSRHLGDMISDQDVQLPRNADQSPLTGLFLPNLPLTVERRPTSVARLLRPGRLLLLVLDQGTEETLRKALAPWDEVVDVVPATSEAELPLRAALLRPDGYLAWVDDGNGAGAAGLEATLDTYLGRRD, encoded by the coding sequence TTGAGCCCCGACCCGTCGCGTCCCCGCGCTCCGCTCTCCTGCGAGGTCGCCGTCGTCGGCGGCGGCCCCGTGGGCATGCTGCTCGCCGCCGAACTGGCCCACCACGGCATCGCCGTGACCGTGATCGAGCGCAACGAGCGGACGCTCGACGTGCCCAAGGCCGGGACGCTCCACGCCCGCACCGCGCAGTCGCTGCGCAGGCGCGGCTACCTCGAGGGCCCCGAGCCGACCACCGCGCTCCTGGACTCCGAGAACGCCGACGGCTTCCACTTCGCGGGGCTTCCCGGGCTCACCATCACGGGCCCCGCCGTGGAGGGCGAGCCGATCGTGGGGCGCTCCCAGGGCGACCTGGAGCGGCTCTTCGAGCGCGTCGCCCTGGAGCGCGGGGCGACCGTCCTGCGCGGGCACCGGGTCACGGCGCTGCACGGGGGCGGGGACGGGACGGGTCCGGCTCTCACCGTCGAGGCGTGCGGGAGCGGCGCCCCGCCCCGCACGCTCACCGCCGCGTACGTCATCGGCGCGGACGGTGCCCGCAGCCTCGTCCGCGAGGCGGCGGGCGTCACGAGCGAGGAGCACGCGCCGCACACCCAGGCCGTACTCGGCCTCGTCGACCTCGACGCGCCCTTCCGGGCACCGGCGGGCTGGACCCCGACCGAGCGCGGCTGGACGGTCATCGGCCCCAATCCGTACGGGCCGAGCCGTGTCGCCGCCTTCGACTTCGGGGGGCCGCACCCCGACCGGCGCACGCCGCTCACGCTCGAAGAACTGCACGCCACCGTCTCGCGCATCGCGGGCCGGGACATCCCGATGCGCAACGCGCGCTTCCTGGACCGCTTCAGCGACTACTCCCGGCTCACCCACACCTACCGCGCCGGCCGGGTCCTCCTCGCGGGCGACGCCGCCCACGTCCACTTCCCGGTCGGCGGCCAGGGCCTCAACCTCGGCATCCAGGACGCCGTCAACCTCGCCTGGAAGCTCGCCCTGCACCTGCGCGGCTGGCCCAGCCCGTGGCTGCTCGACAGCTACACCGCCGAACGCCGCCCCCCGGCGGCCCGCACCATCGCGAACACCCGGGCCCAGCTCGCGCTCATGACCCCCGGCGCCACGCACGATCCGCTGCGCGAGCTGTTCACCCGGCTCCTGCGGCTCCCGGACGTCAGCCGCCACCTCGGCGACATGATCAGCGACCAGGACGTCCAACTGCCGCGCAACGCCGACCAGTCGCCCCTGACCGGGCTCTTCCTGCCGAACCTGCCGCTCACCGTCGAGCGGCGGCCGACGAGCGTGGCGCGGCTCCTGCGCCCGGGGCGGCTCCTCCTGCTCGTCCTGGACCAGGGGACCGAGGAGACGCTGCGCAAGGCGCTCGCGCCCTGGGACGAGGTCGTCGACGTCGTCCCCGCGACGAGCGAGGCGGAACTCCCGCTGCGCGCCGCGCTCCTGCGCCCCGACGGCTACCTCGCCTGGGTGGACGACGGGAACGGGGCGGGCGCGGCCGGGCTGGAGGCCACGCTCGACACGTACCTCGGCCGCCGCGACTGA